The following are encoded together in the Oncorhynchus nerka isolate Pitt River linkage group LG23, Oner_Uvic_2.0, whole genome shotgun sequence genome:
- the LOC115106181 gene encoding circularly permutated Ras protein 1-like isoform X1 — translation MEFACGFVYVPSSTYQREVHTKPQIAVKRSALLPPPKRIRPRSPPPPPPAQLQKQQHHSPEQRITEKCFKNALLPPFMRSQSPACVQPIPGPPSLLPSNSQRLTYDLPKKEPDIGSHPWDPDYSYNITEGSGEEMKHPNTTGSSGSAQKSAPALPPRPSFMKSCPEYLVLLPDSFSSSKSSSSSSRSREPLVGNPNVILVSLGELISEENVFPIEGEPTCCSQCGSVLDSFYDNVVNVCYFCQSSLEPPTSSSATCLGCRDSVFLLTPGDKALALTDTLLLFCIDISASMSITSQVLEGKQPIYRSRLQFVQEAVLQSVRKLSETQPHMRVGLITFNNQVTLHGYDDFTSRFLRGAELIDSEYLKEAAFGFPSPQPLSRTRDCLQREILGLSESGATALGPASLVAIAMASRQPGSKVIICTDGKANTDLGNLEVEGIDARPCLSSTIFYHDLGEYAASQGVTVSVLAIEGTDCRLDELGRLADCTSGKVVIASPHELYTEFEEIIENRTIATHCSVTLLLPTTLCVKGEREAGNRVTREVGNVASDTEITFQFGAREHGSQGEVSAPVAGGRVSVQLQLRYRRKDGHSMLRVLTADKEVTDDSSVVLSSLFLAIIQLNSSQASAALAVRGRFQDAKSEGETQRELMERALEYDRSAEDKLIYSKWLKTMDPIHNSLQNYTRRQSIRSDTLQSLTDMGAALLYSMKNSNRSISLKEKHQH, via the exons ATGGAGTTTGCCTGTGGGTTTGTTTATGTCCCTTCATCAACCTATCAGAGGGAAGTCCACACGAAACCACAAATTGCAGTTAAACGTTCAG ctctccttcctcccccaaaGAGAATCCGTCCCCgcagtcctccccctcctcctccagcacaactacaaaaacaacaacaccactCTCCAGAACAGAGAATCACTGagaaatgttttaaaaatg CTCTGCTCCCCCCATTCATGCGATCTCAATCGCCTGCTTGCGTCCAGCCAATCCCAGGCCCaccttcccttctcccttccaATAGCCAGAGGCTGACCTATGACCTTCCAAAGAAGGAACCAGACATTGGGAGTCATCCATGGGATCCAGACTACTCATACAATATCACAGAAGGCAGTGGGGAAGAGATGAAGCATCCAAACACCACCGGCAGCAGTGGATCTGCACAGAAGTCAG CTCCAGCCTTGCCACCAAGACCTTCCTTTATGAAGTCCTGTCCAGAATACCTAGTTCTGTTGCCTGATTCTTTCTCCTCCTCAaagtcctcctcttcatcctcca GATCAAGGGAACCATTGGTGGGGAATCCAAATGTTATCCTAGTCAGTTTGGGGGAGCTGATATCAGAGGAAAACG TGTTCCCCATAGAGGGAGAGCCCACCTGCTGCTCCCAGTGTGGCTCTGTGCTGGACTCCTTCTATGACAATGTG GTGAATGTCTGTTATTTTTGCCAGTCATCATTGGAACCACCTACCTCCTCATCTGCCACCTGTCTCGGTTGCCGGGACAGTGTCTTCCTGTTGACCCCTGGTGACAAGGCCCTGGCCCTTACAGACACCCTGCTCCTGTTCTGTATCGACATCTCAGCGTCCATGAGTATCACCTCCCAG GTGTTGGAAGGAAAACAGCCAATCTACAGGTCACGTCTTCAG TTTGTTCAGGAAGCAGTGTTACAGAGTGTTCGGAAGCTGAGCGAAACACAACCACACATGCGAGTAGGACTCATCACGTTCAACAATCAG GTGACTCTGCATGGATATGACGACTTCACCTCACGTTTTTTGCGGGGTGCGGAGTTGATTGACAGTGAATACCTTAAGGAAGCAGCGTTCGGCTTCCCCAGCCCACAACCCCTCTCCAGGACCAGGGACTGTCTACAGAGAGAGATTCTAGG ATTGTCTGAGAGTGGTGCCACGGCTTTAGGTCCTGCTTCTCTTGTAGCCATAGCGATGGCTTCTCGGCAACCAGGGTCAAAG GTGATCATCTGCACAGATGGAAAGGCCAACACAGACCTGGGGAATCTGGAGGTGGAGGGCATTGATGCTCGACCTTGCCTCTCCTCCACTATCTTCTACCACGACCTGGGGGAGTACGCTGCTAGCCAGGG GGTGACGGTGTCAGTGTTGGCTATCGAGGGGACAGACTGCAGACTTGATGAGCTGGGGAGACTAGCAGACTGCACAAGTGGAAAG GTGGTGATAGCAAGTCCACATGAACTATACACTGAATTTGAGGAGATTATTGAGAACAGGACGATAGCGACACACTGTAGTGTCACTTTGCTGCTCCCCACAACACT GTGtgtgaaaggagagagggaggctgggaACAGGGTGACCAGAGAGGTGGGCAATGTGGCATCAGACACAGAAATCACCTTTCAATTTGGAGCGAGGGAACACGGCTCACAGGGAGAGG TGTCAGCCCCAGTGGCAGGTGGCCGTGTGTCTGTTCAGCTGCAGCTGAGATACAGACGGAAGGATGGACACAGTATGCTCAGAGTGCTGACGGCTGATAAAGAGGTGACGGATGACAG ctcagtggtcctctcctctctatttctaGCTATAATTCAGCTCAACTCATCCCAGGCCAGCGCCGCTCTAGCTGTCAGGGGCCGCTTCCAAGACGCaaagagtgagggggagacacagagggaACTGATGGAGAGAGCCCT AGAGTATGATAGAAGTGCAGAAGACAAACTGATTTATTCAAAATGGCTTAAAACCATGGACCCTATACACAACAGCCTACAAAACTACACAAGG AGACAATCCATACGTTCTGATACACTGCAG TCTCTAACAGACATGGGTGCTGCACTGTTGTACAGCATGAAGAACAGCAACAGGTCTATTTCACTGAAGGAAAAGCACCAACACTGA
- the LOC115106181 gene encoding circularly permutated Ras protein 1-like isoform X2 — MEFACGFVYVPSSTYQREVHTKPQIAVKRSALLPPPKRIRPRSPPPPPPAQLQKQQHHSPEQRITEKCFKNALLPPFMRSQSPACVQPIPGPPSLLPSNSQRLTYDLPKKEPDIGSHPWDPDYSYNITEGSGEEMKHPNTTGSSGSAQKSAPALPPRPSFMKSCPEYLVLLPDSFSSSKSSSSSSRSREPLVGNPNVILVSLGELISEENVFPIEGEPTCCSQCGSVLDSFYDNVVNVCYFCQSSLEPPTSSSATCLGCRDSVFLLTPGDKALALTDTLLLFCIDISASMSITSQVLEGKQPIYRSRLQFVQEAVLQSVRKLSETQPHMRVGLITFNNQVTLHGYDDFTSRFLRGAELIDSEYLKEAAFGFPSPQPLSRTRDCLQREILGLSESGATALGPASLVAIAMASRQPGSKVIICTDGKANTDLGNLEVEGIDARPCLSSTIFYHDLGEYAASQGVTVSVLAIEGTDCRLDELGRLADCTSGKVVIASPHELYTEFEEIIENRTIATHCSVTLLLPTTLCVKGEREAGNRVTREVGNVASDTEITFQFGAREHGSQGEVSAPVAGGRVSVQLQLRYRRKDGHSMLRVLTADKEVTDDSYNSAQLIPGQRRSSCQGPLPRRKE, encoded by the exons ATGGAGTTTGCCTGTGGGTTTGTTTATGTCCCTTCATCAACCTATCAGAGGGAAGTCCACACGAAACCACAAATTGCAGTTAAACGTTCAG ctctccttcctcccccaaaGAGAATCCGTCCCCgcagtcctccccctcctcctccagcacaactacaaaaacaacaacaccactCTCCAGAACAGAGAATCACTGagaaatgttttaaaaatg CTCTGCTCCCCCCATTCATGCGATCTCAATCGCCTGCTTGCGTCCAGCCAATCCCAGGCCCaccttcccttctcccttccaATAGCCAGAGGCTGACCTATGACCTTCCAAAGAAGGAACCAGACATTGGGAGTCATCCATGGGATCCAGACTACTCATACAATATCACAGAAGGCAGTGGGGAAGAGATGAAGCATCCAAACACCACCGGCAGCAGTGGATCTGCACAGAAGTCAG CTCCAGCCTTGCCACCAAGACCTTCCTTTATGAAGTCCTGTCCAGAATACCTAGTTCTGTTGCCTGATTCTTTCTCCTCCTCAaagtcctcctcttcatcctcca GATCAAGGGAACCATTGGTGGGGAATCCAAATGTTATCCTAGTCAGTTTGGGGGAGCTGATATCAGAGGAAAACG TGTTCCCCATAGAGGGAGAGCCCACCTGCTGCTCCCAGTGTGGCTCTGTGCTGGACTCCTTCTATGACAATGTG GTGAATGTCTGTTATTTTTGCCAGTCATCATTGGAACCACCTACCTCCTCATCTGCCACCTGTCTCGGTTGCCGGGACAGTGTCTTCCTGTTGACCCCTGGTGACAAGGCCCTGGCCCTTACAGACACCCTGCTCCTGTTCTGTATCGACATCTCAGCGTCCATGAGTATCACCTCCCAG GTGTTGGAAGGAAAACAGCCAATCTACAGGTCACGTCTTCAG TTTGTTCAGGAAGCAGTGTTACAGAGTGTTCGGAAGCTGAGCGAAACACAACCACACATGCGAGTAGGACTCATCACGTTCAACAATCAG GTGACTCTGCATGGATATGACGACTTCACCTCACGTTTTTTGCGGGGTGCGGAGTTGATTGACAGTGAATACCTTAAGGAAGCAGCGTTCGGCTTCCCCAGCCCACAACCCCTCTCCAGGACCAGGGACTGTCTACAGAGAGAGATTCTAGG ATTGTCTGAGAGTGGTGCCACGGCTTTAGGTCCTGCTTCTCTTGTAGCCATAGCGATGGCTTCTCGGCAACCAGGGTCAAAG GTGATCATCTGCACAGATGGAAAGGCCAACACAGACCTGGGGAATCTGGAGGTGGAGGGCATTGATGCTCGACCTTGCCTCTCCTCCACTATCTTCTACCACGACCTGGGGGAGTACGCTGCTAGCCAGGG GGTGACGGTGTCAGTGTTGGCTATCGAGGGGACAGACTGCAGACTTGATGAGCTGGGGAGACTAGCAGACTGCACAAGTGGAAAG GTGGTGATAGCAAGTCCACATGAACTATACACTGAATTTGAGGAGATTATTGAGAACAGGACGATAGCGACACACTGTAGTGTCACTTTGCTGCTCCCCACAACACT GTGtgtgaaaggagagagggaggctgggaACAGGGTGACCAGAGAGGTGGGCAATGTGGCATCAGACACAGAAATCACCTTTCAATTTGGAGCGAGGGAACACGGCTCACAGGGAGAGG TGTCAGCCCCAGTGGCAGGTGGCCGTGTGTCTGTTCAGCTGCAGCTGAGATACAGACGGAAGGATGGACACAGTATGCTCAGAGTGCTGACGGCTGATAAAGAGGTGACGGATGACAG CTATAATTCAGCTCAACTCATCCCAGGCCAGCGCCGCTCTAGCTGTCAGGGGCCGCTTCCAAGACGCaaagagtga
- the gjz1 gene encoding gap junction beta-3 protein, which translates to MAAIVTGLIPILRTAVDTTTTYKCRSLWFGFLCMRLVVLFVAEMPWFKLDSDFSCNTTQDMCTRSCFNQHFDKPIMVAWNFFFILLIMSVLLMELFASHLRSAAQKRSSRQRKTTGELEAQGKSVSVPELEPPGKMVIDLHKDRGTVGFYLLSTVLRIMVEVWFVYMLLSWNLPKVDEGPFKCKSGICPEIHICLVRAAPEKRMSIYALASVSGLVIVTSVLFCFYSIFHYLCKC; encoded by the coding sequence ATGGCAGCCATCGTAACAGGGCTCATCCCAATCCTCCGCACGGCAGtggacaccaccaccacctacaagTGCCGCTCGCTGTGGTTTGGCTTCCTCTGCATGCGCCTGGTGGTTCTGTTCGTGGCCGAAATGCCCTGGTTCAAGCTGGACTCGGACTTCAGCTGTAACACCACCCAGGACATGTGCACCCGAAGCTGCTTCAATCAACACTTTGACAAGCCTATCATGGTGGCCTGGAActtcttcttcatcctcctcattATGTCTGTCCTCCTCATGGAGCTCTTTGCCTCCCACCTCCGCTCCGCTGCCCAGAAGAGGAGCTCCCGGCAGAGGAAAACTACCGGGGAGTTGGAGGCCCAGGGGAAGAGTGTCAGTGTGCCTGAATTGGAACCCCCAGGGAAGATGGTGATTGACCTCCACAAAGACAGGGGCACTGTGGGCTTCTACCTGCTCAGCACCGTGCTGCGTATTATGGTGGAGGTCTGGTTTGTCTATATGCTTCTGTCCTGGAACCTACCTAAAGTAGATGAAGGACCATTCAAGTGTAAATCAGGTATCTGCCCAGAGATACATATTTGCTTGGTGAGGGCGGCACCAGAGAAACGTATGTCTATCTATGCTTTAGCCTCTGTTTCAGGCCTGGTCATTGTAACTTCTGTCTTGTTCTGTTTTTACTCTATTTTCCACTACCTCTGTAAATGTTGA
- the znf668 gene encoding zinc finger protein 668: MASPQPGSPPPTEQDTPLAEPSEESKELEVEEPPVKKRGKGRPPKKSKHSFKCSACQEAFSSPLALRSHKLSAHSKEQQEQKQHTCSQCSKTFPSRAQLSKHQRSHSAQRPFQCDQCHKAYKTPTELRNHSRSHTGEKPFVCTECGKTFMQAICLRIHMTQHSGERPYSCPHCSKSYPTLSKLKVHLRSHTGEKPYFCAECGKSFADPSVYRKHRRNHQGHRPYSCDKCGKTYTELKDLKNHERSHTGEKPYLCSDCGKAFSRSSSLACHLRIHSQSKPYQCEQCGKGFTQLSSYQSHLRTHSGEKPFLCPQCGKMFSDPSSFRRHQRAHSGFKPYPCDKCAKRFRQPADLAVHQRVHSGQRPYKCQSCDKAFVASWDLRRHMLVHTGLRPFSCTECGKSFAERSSLNKHRRVHSGERPFKCDLCFKSFVVSSSLRKHERTHLAERPALLPQQAVPETVAAVFLAHTSLPQFSCSHCDVTFGTWEEVQAHEALHTVSPLSTTVAPLPMGPHVCATCREEFVLLSDLQAHEKMHPKPRPHVCDSCGKGFLNKAGLRKHQRIHSTNRNHVCPHCSKAFLFAAYLRKHLRTHRDPLPTFPLSDTHIAHTEPLPSPPPPIEVSSSTLEPGAICLTIPVTIPVTVPVTFQTTPMYIDKEDRL; the protein is encoded by the coding sequence ATGGCCTCTCCCCAGCCTGGCAGCCCACCGCCTACAGAGCAAGACACCCCCCTTGCTGAACCGAGTGAGGAGAGCAAAGAGCTGGAGGTAGAGGAGCCCCCTGTAAAAAAGAGAGGCAAAGGCAGACCTCCAAAGAAATCCAAGCATTCTTTCAAATGCTCTGCCTGCCAGGAGGCTTTCAGTAGCCCCTTGGCTCTCCGGAGCCATAAGCTGTCTGCCCACAGTAAGGAGCAGCAGGAGCAAAAACAGCACACATGCTCTCAGTGCAGCAAAACGTTCCCCAGCAGAGCCCAGCTCTCCAAGCATCAGCGCTCTCACTCTGCTCAGCGCCCCTTTCAGTGCGATCAGTGTCACAAGGCTTACAAGACCCCAACGGAGCTACGCAACCACAGCCGCTCCcatacaggggagaagccttttgTCTGCACCGAATGTGGCAAGACCTTCATGCAGGCCATATGCCTGCGTATTCACATGACGCAGCACAGCGGCGAGCGGCCATATTCTTGCCCCCATTGCTCCAAGAGCTACCCCACTCTGTCCAAGTTGAAGGTGCACCTGCGCTCTCACACGGGGGAGAAGCCCTATTTTTGTGCCGAGTGCGGGAAGAGCTTTGCCGACCCCTCTGTTTACCGGAAGCACAGGCGCAACCACCAGGGCCACCGGCCCTACTCCTGTGATAAGTGTGGGAAGACGTACACTGAGCTGAAAGACCTGAAGAACCATGAACGgtctcacacaggagagaagccctaCCTGTGTTCAGACTGCGGCAAGGCCTTCTCCCGTTCCTCCTCCCTGGCTTGTCACCTCCGCATTCACTCCCAGAGCAAACCCTACCAGTGTGAGCAGTGTGGCAAAGGCTTCACTCAGCTCTCCTCCTATCAGTCTCACCTGCGCACTCACTCGGGTGAGAAGCCATTCCTCTGCCCGCAGTGTGGGAAGATGTTCTCAGACCCCTCCAGTTTCCGCCGGCACCAGAGGGCCCATTCAGGGTTCAAGCCCTACCCCTGTGATAAGTGTGCCAAGAGATTCCGGCAGCCTGCCGACCTGGCCGTACATCAGCGGGTGCACTCCGGGCAGCGGCCCTACAAGTGTCAGAGCTGCGACAAGGCGTTTGTGGCGTCCTGGGACCTGCGACGTCACATGCTGGTGCACACAGGGCTGCGGCCCTTCTCCTGCACGGAGTGCGGCAAGTCCTTTGCCGAGCGCTCCAGTCTCAACAAGCACCGAAGGGTGCACTCTGGCGAGCGCCCATTCAAATGTGACCTGTGCTTCAAGTCGTTCGTGGTCTCCTCCAGCCTACGGAAGCATGAGCGCACTCACCTGGCTGAGAGGCCTGCGCTGCTACCGCAGCAGGCGGTACCCGAGACAGTTGCAGCAGTCTTCCTCGCTCACACCTCCCTCCCCCAATTctcctgttcacactgtgacgtCACCTTTGGGACCTGGGAGGAGGTTCAGGCCCATGAGGCTCTTCACACCGTTTCCCCTCTTTCCACCACCGTGGCCCCCCTGCCCATGGGCCCACACGTGTGCGCCACCTGCCGGGAGGAGTTTGTACTGCTGTCTGACCTGCAAGCCCACGAGAAGATGCACCCCAAACCGCGACCCCACGTCTGCGACAGCTGCGGCAAAGGTTTCCTCAACAAAGCCGGGTTGCGGAAACACCAGAGGATCCACTCGACCAACCGCAACCACGTCTGCCCCCACTGTAGCAAAGCCTTTCTGTTTGCCGCCTATCTCCGCAAGCATTTACGCACCCACCGCGACCCCCTGCCCACCTTCcccctctctgacacacacattgCACACACGGAGCCTCTTCCCTCGCCACCTCCACCCATTGAAGTTTCCTCGTCCACTCTTGAACCTGGTGCAATTTGTCTGACTATACCGGTGACGATTCCTGTGACTGTTCCTGTAACCTTTCAGACCACGCCTATGTATATTGATAAGGAAGACCGACTCTGA